One genomic window of Fusarium verticillioides 7600 chromosome 2, whole genome shotgun sequence includes the following:
- a CDS encoding Ca2+:H+ antiporter produces the protein MTDMRRSKEGDYDREKTIGGSPIEGNDDIPVSQRSLVSDENQLRNRKREDIPAAADNNIDLEKRKLKKRESTKIFRKVEPKEPFTVRNQLQRTFLNSYINILLIAAPVGIALNYIHSVNRIAVFVVNFIAIIPLAAILSFATEEIALRTGEVLGGLINATFGNAVELIVAILALVDGKVIIVQTSLVGSILSNLLLVLGFCFFFGGLRRESQYFNETVAQTAASMLALAVASVIVPTVFDQAKGTPPANVARLSRGTAVILLIVYAAYLLFQLKTHQSTFAKEGQKVAAKPWSRGSAGAGDIRQGIMVPGALVGGGMTGREENERLSEMLMNPHRLLKSEEDEDEEEEPQLHFWVAIATLTIATVLIALCAEFMVDSIDAVTKTGGVSEEFVGLILLPIVGNAAEHATAVTVAIKDKMDLAIGVAVGSSMQVALFLIPLLVIIGWGMGNDEMNLSFDLFQVATMFVAVLLVNYLIADGKSHWLEGWLLICLYSIIAVCSWCKFEALACLYAMFTDHVIGYPTHSDE, from the exons ATGACAGAtatgaggagaagcaaagaaggcGATTATGACCGAGAGAAGACGATTGGGGGTTCACCAATTGAGGGGAACGATGATATCCCCGTCTCACAGCGCTCGCTCGTCAGCGACGAAAATCAATTGCGAAACAGAAAACGCGAGGATATCCCAGCTGCAGCAGACAACAATATCGATCTCGAAAAGCGAAAACTTAAGAAACGAGAGTCTACAAAAATATTCCGCAAGGTCGAGCCCAAGGAGCCATTTACCGTCCGGAACCAACTTCAGAGAACCTTTCTCAACTCATACATTAATATCCTCCTCATAGCCGCCCCGGTCGGTATCGCTCTCAATTACATCCACAGCGTTAATCGAATCGCCGTCTTCGTGGTAAATTTCATCGCAATTATACCCTTAGCCGCCATTCTCAGTTTCGCTACAGAGGAGATCGCTCTGCGAACAGGTGAGGTCTTGGGTGGTCTGATCAATGCGACCTTTGGAAACGCCGTTGAACTCATTGTGGCTATCCTGGCTCTTGTCGATGGAAAAGTCATTATCGTCCAGACGTCACTGGTGGGCTCAATTCTAAGTAACCTTCTACTGGTTCTGggcttctgtttctttttcggTGGCTTGCGACGCGAGAGTCAATATTTCAACGAAACTGTCGCCCAAACCGCCGCTAG CATGCTCGCTCTCGCCGTCGCCTCAGTCATTGTGCCAACTGTTTTCGATCAAGCAAAGGGTACCCCGCCCGCTAACGTGGCCCGGCTCTCAAGAGGCACAGCAGtgatcctcctcatcgttTATGCCGCctatctcctcttccagctcAAGACTCACCAGAGCACATTCGCCAAGGAAGGCCAGAAGGTTGCTGCTAAGCCTTGGTCCCGTGGAAGTGCCGGAGCTGGCGACATCCGACAGGGTATCATGGTTCCCGGtgctcttgttggcggtggcaTGACAGGACGTGAAGAGAATGAGCGTTTGTCTGAGATGCTTATGAACCCTCACAGACTTCTAAAGTccgaagaggacgaagatgaggaggaagagcctCAGCTACACTTCTGGGTGGCCATCGCTACGCTGACAATCGCCACCGTCCTGATCGCTCTCTGTGCCGAATTCATGGTTGATTCCATTGATGCCGTCACCAAGACCGGAGGTGTATCAGAAGAGTTCGTAGGACTGATCCTGTTGCCTATCGTGGGTAACGCAGCCGAGCACGCCACAGCCGTGACCGTCGCAATCAAGGATAAAATGGATCTGGCCATCGGTGTGGCCGTTGGAAGTTCTATGCAGGTTGCTCTCTTTTTGATTCCCTTGTTGGTTATTATCGGCTGGGGAATGGGcaacgatgagatgaactTGAGTTTCGACTTGTTCCAAGTTGCAACTATGTTCGTGGCTGTTTTGCTCGTCAACTACTTGATCGCAGACGGTAAAAGTCACTGGCTGGAGGGTTGGCTTCTCATCTGTCTTTATTCCATCATCGCAGTTTGCTCATGGTGTAAGTTTGAAGCCCTGGCATGCTTATATGCTATGTTTACTGACCACGTAATAGGGTATCCAACACACTCAGACGAGTAG
- a CDS encoding Ca2+:H+ antiporter, whose protein sequence is MSSFNHFNIKRQAHTLSRTSTDQSWNPFRHVEWKRQTRALSDAGRLEQQTTREETAGQTLAHAVTEPGRSGPAREWSTAETMTDMRRSKEGDYDREKTIGGSPIEGNDDIPVSQRSLVSDENQLRNRKREDIPAAADNNIDLEKRKLKKRESTKIFRKVEPKEPFTVRNQLQRTFLNSYINILLIAAPVGIALNYIHSVNRIAVFVVNFIAIIPLAAILSFATEEIALRTGEVLGGLINATFGNAVELIVAILALVDGKVIIVQTSLVGSILSNLLLVLGFCFFFGGLRRESQYFNETVAQTAASMLALAVASVIVPTVFDQAKGTPPANVARLSRGTAVILLIVYAAYLLFQLKTHQSTFAKEGQKVAAKPWSRGSAGAGDIRQGIMVPGALVGGGMTGREENERLSEMLMNPHRLLKSEEDEDEEEEPQLHFWVAIATLTIATVLIALCAEFMVDSIDAVTKTGGVSEEFVGLILLPIVGNAAEHATAVTVAIKDKMDLAIGVAVGSSMQVALFLIPLLVIIGWGMGNDEMNLSFDLFQVATMFVAVLLVNYLIADGKSHWLEGWLLICLYSIIAVCSWWYPTHSDE, encoded by the exons ATGTCTTCCT tcaaccacttcaacatcaagcgTCAAGCGCATACTCTCAGCCGTACCAGCACCGATCAATCTTGGAATCCCTTTCGTCACGTCGAGTGGAAACGTCAAACACGCGCTCTTTCTGACGCCGGCCGCCTGGAACAACAAACCACACGAGAGGAGACAGCTGGCCAGACCCTGGCACACGCTGTCACCGAACCTGGTCGAAGCGGACCAGCCAGAGAGTGGTCAACAGCAGAGACGATGACAGAtatgaggagaagcaaagaaggcGATTATGACCGAGAGAAGACGATTGGGGGTTCACCAATTGAGGGGAACGATGATATCCCCGTCTCACAGCGCTCGCTCGTCAGCGACGAAAATCAATTGCGAAACAGAAAACGCGAGGATATCCCAGCTGCAGCAGACAACAATATCGATCTCGAAAAGCGAAAACTTAAGAAACGAGAGTCTACAAAAATATTCCGCAAGGTCGAGCCCAAGGAGCCATTTACCGTCCGGAACCAACTTCAGAGAACCTTTCTCAACTCATACATTAATATCCTCCTCATAGCCGCCCCGGTCGGTATCGCTCTCAATTACATCCACAGCGTTAATCGAATCGCCGTCTTCGTGGTAAATTTCATCGCAATTATACCCTTAGCCGCCATTCTCAGTTTCGCTACAGAGGAGATCGCTCTGCGAACAGGTGAGGTCTTGGGTGGTCTGATCAATGCGACCTTTGGAAACGCCGTTGAACTCATTGTGGCTATCCTGGCTCTTGTCGATGGAAAAGTCATTATCGTCCAGACGTCACTGGTGGGCTCAATTCTAAGTAACCTTCTACTGGTTCTGggcttctgtttctttttcggTGGCTTGCGACGCGAGAGTCAATATTTCAACGAAACTGTCGCCCAAACCGCCGCTAG CATGCTCGCTCTCGCCGTCGCCTCAGTCATTGTGCCAACTGTTTTCGATCAAGCAAAGGGTACCCCGCCCGCTAACGTGGCCCGGCTCTCAAGAGGCACAGCAGtgatcctcctcatcgttTATGCCGCctatctcctcttccagctcAAGACTCACCAGAGCACATTCGCCAAGGAAGGCCAGAAGGTTGCTGCTAAGCCTTGGTCCCGTGGAAGTGCCGGAGCTGGCGACATCCGACAGGGTATCATGGTTCCCGGtgctcttgttggcggtggcaTGACAGGACGTGAAGAGAATGAGCGTTTGTCTGAGATGCTTATGAACCCTCACAGACTTCTAAAGTccgaagaggacgaagatgaggaggaagagcctCAGCTACACTTCTGGGTGGCCATCGCTACGCTGACAATCGCCACCGTCCTGATCGCTCTCTGTGCCGAATTCATGGTTGATTCCATTGATGCCGTCACCAAGACCGGAGGTGTATCAGAAGAGTTCGTAGGACTGATCCTGTTGCCTATCGTGGGTAACGCAGCCGAGCACGCCACAGCCGTGACCGTCGCAATCAAGGATAAAATGGATCTGGCCATCGGTGTGGCCGTTGGAAGTTCTATGCAGGTTGCTCTCTTTTTGATTCCCTTGTTGGTTATTATCGGCTGGGGAATGGGcaacgatgagatgaactTGAGTTTCGACTTGTTCCAAGTTGCAACTATGTTCGTGGCTGTTTTGCTCGTCAACTACTTGATCGCAGACGGTAAAAGTCACTGGCTGGAGGGTTGGCTTCTCATCTGTCTTTATTCCATCATCGCAGTTTGCTCATGGT GGTATCCAACACACTCAGACGAGTAG
- a CDS encoding cohesin loading factor subunit SCC2, producing the protein MNNTQQHGADPNGQFAQMGAEEGIVARPFTLQEALPYSPQTSTIPLISDIIPDPILGSGSPALPLHDLFQTHDFNNLNKEAAGHSQMPRNVKQAVDHVLQEIKPSQRTHYKFTSISGMNSTPPTSKSLIDGLSPLTRNVFDKVGGYFKTTKPVASDAKQVNGQAPGHPTPKQRSSSIKSPIPPQPPNLPAHNSKAHKSNSVRIEVAIPSKRQFDPSTYVDVSDAPQQDLSVVPVQREQPQIQPMAQSPATAAQLPIQATTEANQNGAFRIELPAANINREEYIEVEAPPEDPHHLSVRKESQETYSRSPDLIGESLDQRQRSEAALHALDKLVRVVFNSVGRMLEAGPGQDDIVSLTPDQEAAMTASSQQKMHGAIQKTIALRCFDRVPVEHLIEIMKLSDASLKQVENLEIRVDETWGEDAVDTWVQQLSDVETMLKSARTCLRILSGGREDKQLYSESVIQRCADVFRKVTEDIVMPLVELRPSGPASVVFKLLSKHKKPINTVFLSCQKLFALLAELVTKIELSESVINSMEYTASRLIFMENAYFEKDSVLGVQKFDGLRSVAMDMLSQIFLIKPEQRQGIIDDILTSLEKLPVGKQSARQFKLSDGKNIQPVSALIMRLVQASSGRVDNNKNQTRSKLMRNLNNNPNHEQEGTSDEEDRAPLAKQFVSSIKSEVQGAKQHAVAIKDLEISVAPLSDAAQRNASYVISFIVKRAIGSTKSGDTPYRNLLDLFVEDFTTCLDSPDWPSAELLLRLLMIMMVQLFEAPKTAAPAKNMALELLGGLSAAISRLRSRVQSLTSSSDGTDGDELSEYLADVANQALEHKTRLEQLVAWTGPYRVVLEHVQSRSDEDPHLSSAISFLITGWASQVHVGYDSYTDEDDERDEELGRLAYRLRMMVEDRRWLANEYTFKIKTVSTNQAKLSYSIILLRSPLCEAFSKILNILLGSMASDQATVRSRSLKSVNQVLETDPSILDADNTVIDLILECAGDSSIQVRDSALGLLGNCMTMRPRLETSLTPMIVNRFHDNGLGVRKRAMKLTRDIYLRNPSKALRSMIANGLLRRVQDPDEGVRDLARQMIEEVWFAPFYQDDGTAVYQTSLNEHVSLVIQTVKSGTVTEMLDKVFRTILKPKDKSLGGPFTVCTKLVANMFGLIDNLDPDDPSTPSGRDALQVLTIFANADPKLFNFEQIRLLKPHLANFSTPEELAAFRHVTIIYRRVLPTLSSVHTEFLSEIRTFLLKAITRVNQRNPLDDLVACTQVVCGLLNNYTPLVSALHSSIQKLVQIQARPIDQTATTLTYGYSLLIGMIAKHCKLDEWTAWFKSKLPAWKGETVPMLAIEKLIPLAAPSKPLEIRKSALDALGLICQAWPRNYVVPKLYTLFDQVFKEQIPGLEVLILRSIREFLFMEEKRSETAAEAPATGKKRELAVMGGTNFDDVASATSQRFLKHVSRIAVSSQGDHAFLAAEVLGSINRQGLTHPKETCVTLMTLETSSNRRIAELAFSEHRYSHEKHETVLEREYAKAVQSAFAYQRDVVEDTRGATTNPFQSKLHFLMEVLKISKMKNRQRFLDKLCGQLDFDLVKLDISEEVPSHMAFARFITENLAFFEYQTVGELQTTVNAIEKMVTSTGAPVAQAIESEVFNVSVDALQLSASDTPASIPGIQNESMALAAPVDGQPPAALAVAANVEPSRLRQLTTASIILLSMWETRTYLRRLYGMGTSRHDSKAKALAKDLNKTPVKVQGVHGDKVWDEIESHMAGLQDQERMIRKCTDLVELLNVDKEFKVADDGEQMDLGPSTPSADEDEEGEAAADRGRKRKGGHTPGGRKKRARSDSQPRKRGRPRKNPLPEPEMDADLGDGDWI; encoded by the exons ATGAACAACACGCAGCAGCATGGGGCGGACCCAAATGGGCAGTTTGCTCAAATGGGGGCTGAGGAGGGCATTGTTGCTCGTCCGTTCACCCTCCAAGAGGCGCTTCCCTATTCACCACAAACATCAACCATTCCTCTCATTTCTG ACATCATCCCCGACCCCATTCTAGGCTCAGGCTCCCCTGCGCTTCCTCTACATGACCTATTTCAAACACacgacttcaacaacctAAATAAGGAAGCAGCGGGCCATAGTCAGATGCCGCGCAACGTAAAGCAAGCGGTTGACCATGTCCTCCAAGAAATCAAGCCCAGTCAACGAACACATTA CAAGTTTACCTCAATTTCAGGAATGAACTCGACCCCCCCTACCAGCAAGAGCCTGATTGATGGTTTGTCGCCGCTGACAAGAAATGTCTTCGATAAAGTTGGAGGCTATTTCAAGACGACAAAGCCCGTGGCTTCTGATGCCAAGCAGGTCAACGGTCAAGCACCTGGCCACCCGACACCAAAGCAACGATCATCTTCAATAAAGTCACCGATTCCTCCACAACCGCCTAACTTGCCGGCGCATAACTCTAAAGCACACAAGTCAAACTCCGTTAGGATCGAAGTTGCGATACCATCTAAGAGACAATTTGATCCTTCAACTTATGTTGACGTGAGCGATGCGCCTCAGCAAGATCTTTCAGTTGTGCCAGTCCAACGTGAGCAACCGCAAATACAGCCGATGGCGCAGTCTCCAGCCACAGCAGCTCAGCTTCCCATCCAAGCGACCACCGAAGCTAATCAGAATGGAGCATTTCGGATTGAGCTACCAGCTGCCAATATCAATCGAGAAGAGTACATAGAGGTCGAAGCTCCGCCGGAGGATCCCCATCATCTATCCGTTCGAAAAGAGAGCCAAGAAACCTACTCTCGTAGTCCAGATCTGATTGGGGAGAGCCTTGATCAGCGTCAACGCAGCGAGGCAGCCCTCCATGCgctcgacaagcttgtgCGCGTTGTGTTCAACTCAGTAGGACGAATGCTTGAAGCAGGACCCGGACAAGACGATATTGTTTCTCTGACACCAGACCAAGAGGCTGCTATGACCGCCTCTTCGCAACAGAAGATGCATGGCGCTATTCAGAAGACAATTGCTTTAAGATGTTTCGACCGCGTCCCAGTAGAGCATCTGATTGAAATCATGAAACTGAGTGATGCCAGCTTGAAGCAAGTTGAGAATCTGGAGATTCGAGTCGACGAGACTTGGGGCGAAGATGCCGTTGATACATGGGTACAACAGCTTTCGGACGTGGAGACAATGCTGAAGTCAGCTCGCACATGCCTGCGTATTCTCTCGGGCGGACGAGAAGACAAGCAGCTGTATTCGGAATCTGTTATCCAGAGATGCGCTGATGTCTTCAGAAAGGTCACCGAGGACATTGTCATGCCTCTCGTGGAACTCCGGCCATCTGGACCTGCATCTGTTGTATTCAAGTTGCTTTCCAAGCACAAGAAGCCTATCAACACTGTCTTCCTCTCTTGCCAGAAGTTGTTCGCCTTGTTAGCAGAACTTGTTACCAAGATCGAGCTCTCAGAGTCAGTGATCAATTCAATGGAGTACACCGCCTCCCGACTTATTTTCATGGAGAATGCATACTTTGAGAAGGACTCTGTCCTGGGAGTTCAAAAGTTTGACGGGCTTCGGTCCGTGGCAATGGACATGCTCTCAcagatcttcttgatcaaacCTGAGCAACGCCaaggcatcatcgacgacattcTTACATCCCTGGAGAAGCTCCCCGTCGGCAAGCAAAGTGCTCGACAGTTCAAGCTATCCGACGGGAAAAATATTCAGCCTGTGTCAGCTTTGATCATGAGGCTGGTTCAAGCTAGTTCGGGGCGAGTGGATAACAACAAGAATCAAACACGCAGTAAATTGATGCGCAATCTCAACAATAACCCCAATCACGAGCAAGAAGGAACTTCCGATGAGGAGGATCGCGCGCCACTTGCAAAGCAATTTGTTTCATCGATTAAGAGTGAGGTACAGGGCGCGAAGCAACACGCTGTTGCTATCAAGGACCTTGAGATCTCTGTTGCTCCATTGTCTGATGCGGCGCAGCGCAATGCATCTTATGTGATaagcttcatcgtcaaacGTGCCATCGGGTCGACCAAATCTGGAGATACCCCTTACCGaaatcttcttgatctgttcgTGGAAGATTTTACTACTTGCCTTGATTCACCCGACTGGCCGTCAGCTGAACTATTGCTTCGCCTTctgatgatcatgatggtCCAGCTTTTCGAAGCACCCAAGACTGCTGCCCCAGCGAAAAATATGGCACTGGAACTATTGGGCGGACTGAGTGCTGCCATTTCCCGCCTCCGTTCTCGTGTTCAAAGTCTCACGAGTTCCTCCGATGGGACAGACGGTGACGAGTTGTCCGAATATCTTGCCGATGTCGCCAATCAAGCTCTGGAACACAAAACTCGCTTGGAACAGCTGGTAGCTTGGACTGGGCCCTATCGGGTCGTTCTAGAGCATGTGCAGAGCAGGAGTGACGAAGATCCACATCTGTCGAGTGCCATCTCGTTTCTCATTACGGGCTGGGCATCCCAGGTACATGTAGGCTACGACTCTTAcacagatgaagatgacgaacGAGATGAGGAACTTGGACGCCTGGCTTATcgattgaggatgatggtcGAGGACCGGCGATGGCTTGCCAATGAATACACGTTCAAAATCAAGACTGTATCGACAAATCAAGCCAAACTTTCTTACTCGATCATCTTACTACGTTCACCACTATGCGAAGCTTTCAGCAAGATCCTGAacattcttcttggctctaTGGCCAGTGACCAAGCTACAGTCCGAAGCCGCAGTCTCAAGAGCGTGAACCAAGTGCTCGAGACTGACCCCTCAATCTTGGATGCCGACAATACCGTGATTGATCTGATTCTGGAATGTGCTGGCGATTCATCAATTCAAGTGCGAGACTCTGCTCTGGGACTGCTTGGTAACTGCATGACGATGCGACCACGTCTTGAGACGTCCTTGACTCCCATGATTGTCAATCGATTCCATGACAATGGCCTCGGTGTACGCAAACGTGCAATGAAGCTTACTCGCGATATCTATCTTCGCAATCCAAGCAAGGCACTGCGGAGCATGATAGCGAACGGGCTGTTGCGTCGAGTACAGGATCCAGATGAGGGTGTCCGTGATTTAGCCCGCCAGATGATAGAGGAGGTTTGGTTTGCGCCCTTTTACCAAGACGACGGAACCGCAGTTTACCAAACTTCACTCAACGAGCACGTGTCGCTTGTCATCCAGACTGTCAAGTCCGGTACGGTTACTGAAATGCTTGACAAGGTGTTTCGAACCATCCTGAAACCAAAGGATAAGTCTCTGGGTGGACCTTTCACAGTCTGTACCAAACTCGTTGCTAACATGTTTGGATTAATCGATAACCTCGATCCGGATGATCCTTCAACTCCGTCTGGGCGCGACGCTTTGCAGGTGCTCACGATATTTGCTAATGCTGATCCCAAACTGTTCAATTTCGAACAGATACGCCTCCTGAAACCACATCTTGCGAACTTCTCTACGCCAGAGGAGTTGGCTGCTTTCCGGCACGTGACAATCATCTATCGCCGAGTGTTGCCCACTCTTTCCAGTGTCCATACCGAGTTTCTGTCTGAAATACGCACCTTCTTGCTCAAGGCTATCACAAGAGTCAACCAACGGAACCCTCTCGACGATCTAGTTGCCTGCACTCAGGTTGTTTGTGGGTTACTCAATAATTACACGCCTCTGGTTTCTGCTCTACATTCCAGCATTCAGAAACTCGTACAAATCCAGGCCAGACCTATCGACCAGACGGCTACCACTCTTACCTATGGATATAGCCTATTAATTGGCATGATCGCAAAACATTGTAAGCTCGACGAATGGACTGCTTGGTTCAAATCGAAGTTGCCGGCCTGGAAAGGAGAAACCGTTCCTATGCtcgccatcgagaagctgATACCGCTTGCCGCGCCTTCTAAACCACTCGAGATTCGCAAGTCAGCGCTCGACGCCCTTGGATTGATTTGCCAAGCATGGCCTCGCAACTATGTTGTCCCTAAACTGTACACCTTGTTTGATCAGGTTTTCAAAGAGCAGATACCTGGTCTTGAGGTACTCATCTTGAGATCAATCAGAGAGTTTCTTTTCATGGAAGAAAAGCGATCTGAAACAGCGGCCGAAGCACCAGCAACTGgcaagaagagggagctTGCAGTCATGGGAGGGACAAACTTTGACGATGTGGCCAGCGCCACCTCCCAGAGGTTCCTGAAGCACGTTTCTCGAATTGCAGTTTCAAGCCAGGGCGACCATGCCTTTCTCGCCGCAGAAGTTCTCGGCAGCATTAACCGACAAGGCTTGACACACCCCAAGGAGACTTGTGTTACCTTGATGACTCTCGAAACATCGTCAAACCGCAGAATTGCAGAACTGGCTTTCTCCGAACATCGATATTCGCATGAGAAGCACGAAACTGTTTTGGAAAGAGAGTATGCCAAAGCAGTGCAATCGGCTTTTGCCTATCAACGCGATGTAGTAGAGGACACGCGCGGTGCCACCACCAACCCTTTCCAGTCCAAGTTACACTTCTTGATGGAGGTGCTGAAGATTagcaagatgaagaatcGTCAGCGCTTTTTAGATAAGCTCTGTGGCCAGTTGGACTTTGATTTAGTCAAACTCGATATAAGCGAGGAAGTCCCATCCCACATGGCCTTTGCACGGTTCATCACCGAGAACCTGGCCTTCTTCGAATATCAGACCGTTGGAGAGTTGCAAACCACCGTCAATGCGATCGAAAAAATGGTGACGAGCACGGGCGCCCCCGTCGCTCAGGCCATCGAGTCAGAAGTTTTTAATGTCAGTGTGGATGCCCTGCAATTATCGGCATCTGACACCCCAGCGAGCATCCCCGGAATTCAAAACGAGTCAATGGCTCTAGCAGCACCCGTCGATGGACAGCCCCCGGCAGCGCTCGCGGTTGCAGCCAACGTTGAGCCCAGCCGCCTTCGTCAGCTCACAACGGCATCTATCATTCTGCTGTCAATGTGGGAGACGCGAACGTATCTGCGCCGACTTTACGGCATGGGAACTAGCCGACACGACAGTAAGGCCAAAGCACTGGCTAAAGATCTCAATAAGACGCCAGTCAAGGTCCAAGGAGTTCACGGAGATAAGGTCTGGGACGAGATTGAGTCTCATATGGCtggtcttcaagatcaagagcgaATGATCAGGAAGTGTACCGACCTTGTTGAACTCCTCAACGTTGACAAGGAATTCAAGGTCGCCGATGACGGCGAACAGATGGACTTAGGGCCATCGACTCCCAGCgcagacgaggatgaagagggcGAAGCTGCTGCGGATAGGGGACGCAAGCGAAAGGGAGGACATACGCCTGGTGGCCGCAAGAAACGGGCGCGTTCTGACTCCCAGCCACGAAAAAGGGGTCGACCTCGAAAAAACCCCTTACCTGAGCCAGAGATGGAtgcagatcttggagatggagactgGATTTGA